One window of Phycisphaeraceae bacterium genomic DNA carries:
- the murC gene encoding UDP-N-acetylmuramate--L-alanine ligase, protein MTATISPALSTMTTVSNTPQTPKVPTNQPVALAGKHVHFVGIGGCGMSGLARIARKSGAICSGSDNSSGEAIGALVDDGFAVSTSQTAATVPSECNLLVISAAIKADHPEVVEAQRRGITVLKYAQMLGQLMIGRRGIAISGTHGKSSTTSMLSHILIESGLDPSFIVGAVCRQIGGGSRTGQSDLLVAEACEFDRSFHNFHPTHAAILNVEEDHMEIYGTLENVVESFRVFAQRLPEHGSLLINHEMPHRLTITAGLKCAVETIGFAPQADWRVELGRQRASDRASGTAAAPGQPITRLYHQGELVALWPSPMPGEHMAYNAAAAAILAHRVGATWEQIAAALPTFLGLDRRMQLLGKRKVGRGFVTVVDDYGHHPTEVDTTLRALKRHYKPSRLICVFQPHQHSRTRFLMEQFEQSFSEADITIVPHIYFVRDSEKERHAVSAADLVDRLRQRKKQAMHLYPFGAIVEQLEIIAKPGDLVVTMGAGDVYKIGNEFLNAQPD, encoded by the coding sequence ATGACAGCCACGATCAGCCCCGCGCTTTCAACCATGACCACCGTGTCCAACACGCCGCAAACCCCGAAAGTTCCCACTAACCAGCCGGTCGCGCTGGCGGGAAAGCATGTTCACTTTGTGGGCATCGGCGGATGCGGCATGTCAGGGCTGGCACGCATCGCCCGTAAATCAGGCGCGATCTGCTCCGGTAGCGATAACTCATCCGGCGAGGCGATCGGCGCATTGGTAGACGACGGCTTTGCTGTCTCGACCAGCCAGACGGCCGCGACCGTTCCCTCGGAGTGCAACCTGCTGGTCATCTCGGCGGCGATCAAGGCGGACCACCCTGAAGTCGTCGAAGCCCAGCGACGAGGCATCACAGTCCTCAAATACGCCCAGATGCTCGGACAGCTGATGATCGGTCGGCGGGGTATCGCGATCTCTGGCACACACGGCAAAAGCTCGACGACCTCGATGCTCAGCCACATCCTCATCGAGTCAGGGCTGGACCCGTCATTTATCGTCGGCGCAGTCTGCCGACAGATCGGCGGCGGCTCGCGCACCGGTCAATCCGACCTGCTCGTGGCGGAGGCGTGCGAATTCGACCGCTCTTTCCATAACTTCCACCCGACCCATGCGGCCATCCTCAACGTCGAGGAAGATCACATGGAAATCTACGGCACGCTGGAAAACGTGGTCGAGTCATTCCGTGTGTTCGCCCAGCGACTGCCGGAACACGGCTCGCTGCTGATCAACCACGAGATGCCGCACCGCCTGACGATCACCGCTGGACTCAAGTGCGCGGTGGAGACAATCGGCTTTGCTCCGCAGGCGGACTGGCGTGTTGAGCTGGGCAGGCAGCGGGCCTCCGACCGCGCAAGCGGAACGGCCGCAGCACCCGGCCAGCCGATCACGAGGCTCTATCACCAGGGTGAACTGGTCGCGCTCTGGCCTAGTCCCATGCCCGGCGAGCACATGGCCTACAACGCGGCAGCGGCGGCGATCCTGGCGCATCGCGTCGGCGCGACCTGGGAACAGATTGCCGCTGCGCTGCCGACGTTTCTTGGACTCGATCGCCGGATGCAACTGCTGGGCAAGCGGAAAGTCGGGCGCGGATTCGTCACCGTGGTGGACGACTACGGCCATCATCCGACCGAAGTGGACACGACGCTCCGTGCGCTCAAGCGACACTACAAGCCCAGCCGTTTGATCTGCGTCTTTCAGCCGCACCAGCACAGCCGAACTCGCTTTCTGATGGAGCAGTTCGAGCAGAGTTTCAGCGAGGCGGATATCACGATCGTGCCGCACATTTATTTTGTGAGGGATTCAGAAAAGGAACGGCACGCGGTCAGTGCCGCTGATCTGGTGGATCGCCTCCGTCAGCGAAAAAAGCAGGCCATGCATCTCTACCCCTTCGGTGCCATCGTCGAACAACTCGAAATCATCGCCAAGCCGGGCGACCTCGTGGTAACGATGGGAGCGGGAGACGTTTACAAAATCGGCAACGAATTCCTCAACGCGCAGCCTGATTAA
- a CDS encoding DegT/DnrJ/EryC1/StrS family aminotransferase, which produces MSTLSAAAGRLAIAGGTPAAQGLVCPPWPPTDSKTEQRLIEIYRSRAWSFGGAAEMAFAQNYARYHGAKHGIFMANGTVTLQTALLALGIKPGDEVIVPALTWLATAMAVRYVGAVPVFVDIDAETLCMDPAAFEAAITPRTQAVIPVHLYGSLADLERILAIAKKRNLFVVEDCAHMQGGKWAGRGVGSWGDVGSFSFQQSKTVASGEGGICLTNDDDLAERIYRAKHIGYAAQTKQGQAASGPPEGLLCHNFRATEFQAAILDGQLEGLAALIDRYNVHATRLEARVAEVAHTGLHVQARGRKASPQGYYAFTMLADRGEIGEIPMNVLRDAFAAEGFGFGGTYGTVYTHMLWNLPKTEFRFGGPCPVADGPVTSRALTFAHQWLGADTSTIDRIGDTIVKVASRLDDLRRINPSSR; this is translated from the coding sequence ATGTCCACATTAAGTGCTGCTGCCGGACGTCTCGCCATCGCCGGAGGTACACCTGCCGCGCAAGGGCTGGTTTGCCCGCCCTGGCCGCCGACCGACTCGAAAACCGAGCAACGATTGATCGAGATTTACCGCAGCCGCGCGTGGTCTTTCGGCGGTGCAGCCGAGATGGCCTTTGCGCAGAACTATGCGCGCTATCACGGGGCAAAGCACGGCATTTTCATGGCCAACGGCACGGTGACGCTCCAGACCGCGCTGCTGGCGTTGGGGATCAAGCCCGGTGATGAAGTCATCGTTCCCGCGTTGACGTGGCTCGCCACTGCGATGGCGGTGCGCTATGTCGGCGCGGTACCCGTGTTTGTCGATATCGACGCGGAGACGCTGTGCATGGACCCGGCTGCGTTTGAAGCGGCGATCACTCCGCGCACGCAGGCGGTCATCCCCGTCCATCTTTATGGTTCACTGGCTGATCTGGAACGCATCCTTGCGATTGCGAAAAAACGCAACTTATTCGTAGTCGAAGATTGCGCCCACATGCAGGGTGGTAAATGGGCCGGCCGAGGCGTCGGCAGCTGGGGTGATGTCGGCAGCTTCAGTTTTCAGCAATCCAAAACCGTCGCCAGCGGCGAAGGCGGCATCTGCCTCACCAATGACGATGATCTGGCGGAGCGCATCTACCGCGCCAAACACATTGGCTATGCCGCTCAAACCAAACAAGGTCAGGCTGCCAGCGGCCCGCCTGAGGGCCTGCTGTGCCACAACTTCCGCGCGACGGAGTTTCAGGCGGCGATTCTTGACGGCCAGCTTGAAGGACTGGCTGCGCTGATCGACCGCTACAACGTACACGCCACTCGACTCGAAGCGCGGGTGGCGGAGGTGGCACATACCGGCCTGCATGTGCAGGCGCGGGGACGAAAAGCCTCTCCGCAGGGCTACTATGCCTTCACCATGCTGGCTGATCGCGGCGAGATCGGCGAGATACCCATGAATGTCCTGCGGGACGCCTTCGCGGCTGAAGGATTTGGCTTCGGCGGAACCTACGGCACGGTGTACACCCACATGCTCTGGAATCTGCCCAAGACGGAATTCCGCTTCGGCGGTCCGTGCCCCGTGGCCGACGGGCCGGTAACCAGCCGGGCGCTGACCTTCGCACACCAGTGGCTCGGTGCGGATACCTCGACGATCGACCGCATCGGCGACACCATCGTCAAGGTCGCAAGTCGGCTGGACGATCTGCGTCGGATCAATCCGTCATCGCGTTGA
- a CDS encoding neutral/alkaline non-lysosomal ceramidase N-terminal domain-containing protein has translation MIAATASADITPAPGLALQGHAGALPSESVLRPIEVRTLVLQHENVRAALVTVDVIGITRQTTSRIRHRIAADTDIPADHIMIACSHTHCAPATLPTLGLIPDEAFMASLESGVVAAVTQATRRLQPVTFALGCGSSHININRRPIQGPQPTADMTPNYGGIVDRRVRVLRIDTASGKPLAILFHYSCHPTSMPGTARIISPDYPGFARDQIETALGCHALFMPGCFGNVRPAFFDTNNRFISATPAQVEAAGREVGAAAAGAAGSLRTQPCDRLSVSTTTIDFEFTPITPADIETRVTQAGGNKLVNFWAANTRGLLAREGLPAHERSQMQRLTIGPLTLIAIPGEPVQEIGYRLEKELFDMNCQCRQPCELWAIGYTNDMVGYLVTERQKLEGGYEPNAFVYFDRPSGFAMEENTIAAAAASLMV, from the coding sequence ATGATCGCAGCAACCGCTTCGGCTGACATCACACCCGCGCCTGGTCTTGCTCTGCAGGGTCATGCCGGGGCGTTACCTTCTGAGTCAGTCCTCCGCCCGATCGAGGTGCGGACACTGGTGCTGCAACATGAAAACGTGCGGGCAGCACTGGTGACGGTTGATGTCATCGGCATCACGCGCCAGACCACCTCGCGCATACGCCATCGCATCGCTGCGGATACGGACATTCCCGCTGATCACATCATGATCGCGTGCAGCCACACGCACTGCGCACCGGCAACGCTGCCGACACTCGGCCTGATACCCGACGAGGCGTTCATGGCTTCGCTCGAAAGCGGTGTGGTCGCTGCTGTCACTCAGGCGACACGGCGCCTCCAGCCGGTGACTTTCGCACTAGGATGCGGCAGTTCGCACATCAACATCAATCGCCGACCTATTCAAGGTCCGCAACCCACGGCGGATATGACGCCTAATTACGGCGGTATCGTCGATCGTCGTGTGCGCGTTCTTCGCATCGACACCGCGAGCGGGAAACCGCTAGCGATACTTTTCCACTACTCGTGTCACCCGACATCGATGCCCGGCACCGCGAGGATTATCTCGCCTGACTACCCCGGCTTTGCACGGGATCAAATCGAGACGGCGCTGGGTTGTCATGCGTTGTTCATGCCGGGCTGCTTCGGCAATGTCCGGCCAGCATTTTTCGATACCAATAACCGATTCATCAGCGCGACTCCCGCTCAGGTCGAGGCAGCTGGCCGCGAGGTTGGTGCGGCGGCGGCCGGTGCCGCCGGCTCGCTGCGCACACAGCCCTGCGACCGCCTGAGCGTCTCGACAACGACGATCGACTTTGAATTCACACCGATCACGCCTGCAGATATCGAGACCAGAGTCACACAGGCGGGCGGCAACAAGCTGGTCAATTTCTGGGCTGCCAACACGCGCGGACTGCTCGCACGTGAAGGCCTGCCCGCGCATGAACGCTCACAGATGCAACGTCTGACCATCGGGCCGCTCACGCTCATCGCCATACCCGGCGAACCGGTTCAGGAAATCGGCTACCGCCTGGAAAAAGAGCTTTTCGACATGAACTGTCAATGTCGCCAACCTTGTGAACTCTGGGCGATCGGTTACACCAACGATATGGTCGGCTACCTCGTCACTGAGCGGCAGAAACTCGAAGGCGGATATGAACCCAATGCCTTCGTCTATTTCGATCGGCCCAGCGGCTTTGCGATGGAGGAGAACACCATCGCCGCTGCCGCTGCGTCACTCATGGTCTGA
- a CDS encoding alpha/beta fold hydrolase codes for MSQSSIVSRILEVMGSAPREGQLVSPNVRIESENRESGYLRRKISFETEPSGAPASDRCFAWVTIPLKEGAASVKSSLSRFPAVICLHQTTRIGKDEPMGLGGLPNLHYAKELASRGFVTLSPDYPNFGDYRCDAYALGYASATMKGIWNHRRAVDVLTSMPEVDPNRIGCVGHSLGGHNTLFLAAFEPRIKAAVSSCGFTLFKYNRHGGEGGPGNITDWSHAGYMPRIMERYGARAENMPFEWNDVLSLIAPRPIFINATTQDSFDVEGVRECEKLIRPIYKGRDDDFIVRSPDCGHDFPQTVREESYRFLERVLNRP; via the coding sequence ATGTCTCAATCATCCATCGTCTCCCGGATACTCGAAGTGATGGGCTCCGCACCGCGTGAAGGCCAATTGGTCAGCCCCAATGTGCGCATCGAAAGCGAAAATCGTGAAAGCGGCTATCTCCGCCGAAAGATTTCGTTTGAAACCGAACCGTCCGGCGCGCCGGCAAGCGACCGCTGCTTTGCATGGGTGACGATTCCACTCAAGGAGGGCGCGGCAAGTGTGAAGTCTTCGTTGTCACGATTTCCGGCGGTGATCTGCCTTCATCAAACCACACGTATCGGCAAGGATGAACCGATGGGACTGGGCGGGCTGCCGAATCTTCACTACGCGAAGGAGCTGGCTTCGCGCGGGTTCGTCACCCTCTCGCCGGACTATCCGAACTTTGGAGATTACCGTTGTGATGCGTACGCGCTGGGTTACGCCAGCGCGACGATGAAGGGAATCTGGAACCATCGCCGCGCGGTGGATGTGCTCACGTCGATGCCGGAAGTTGATCCCAACCGCATCGGATGCGTCGGCCACTCGCTGGGCGGGCACAACACTCTTTTTCTTGCCGCCTTCGAGCCGCGGATCAAGGCTGCGGTGTCGAGTTGCGGTTTTACGCTTTTCAAATACAACCGGCATGGCGGCGAGGGCGGGCCGGGCAACATCACTGACTGGTCACACGCGGGCTACATGCCCCGTATCATGGAACGTTACGGAGCGCGTGCGGAAAACATGCCTTTCGAGTGGAACGATGTCTTGTCCCTGATCGCGCCGCGCCCCATCTTCATCAACGCGACGACGCAGGACTCCTTCGATGTCGAGGGCGTGCGCGAGTGCGAAAAGCTCATCCGCCCGATTTACAAAGGCCGGGATGATGACTTCATCGTGCGCAGTCCGGATTGCGGGCATGATTTCCCGCAAACCGTGCGAGAGGAGTCCTACCGGTTTCTGGAACGAGTTCTCAACAGGCCCTGA
- a CDS encoding sigma-54-dependent Fis family transcriptional regulator, whose protein sequence is MADVELPRILIVDDDPIVADSLAEFLKREGYPVLTANDGSEALGVLESAQAGVGSPLGLVITDVNMPRTSGMELLKAIRKKYPSLAVIIITGYGKIETAVEAIKLGAVEYLTKPVIDDELRVAVGKAIQQHALLAENQTLRSQLTERFGLGALVGADYRMQKIYDLIESVAESKTTVLIDGESGTGKTMVARAVHTASPRRAGPFVTFACGAIPETLLESELFGHVKGAFTGADADKTGKCQAAHGGTLFIDEINSATPALQLKLLRVLQEKAFEPIGSTKTINVDVRFVLATNQPLPELVQKGQFREDLFYRINVVSLKLPPLRERAGDIPLLVEAFLTKYGKELGKDRTFGDEAMAALRMYAWPGNVRELENAVERAVVLSKRPRIEIDDLPDTIRAVVEGGGIPTPNRPRDSAGGMFIPALVNGWTPMPLERALEEPEKQIILAALEANAWNRQETARQLDINRTTLYKKIKQYSLDEPR, encoded by the coding sequence ATGGCCGACGTGGAATTGCCGCGCATCCTTATCGTCGATGATGACCCGATCGTCGCCGATTCGCTTGCCGAGTTTCTCAAGCGTGAGGGTTATCCCGTGCTCACCGCCAATGACGGCAGCGAAGCACTGGGGGTACTCGAGTCCGCACAGGCCGGCGTCGGCAGCCCGCTGGGACTGGTCATCACCGATGTCAACATGCCGCGCACCAGCGGTATGGAACTCCTCAAAGCAATCCGAAAAAAATATCCGTCGCTGGCGGTCATCATCATCACCGGCTACGGAAAGATCGAAACTGCGGTCGAAGCGATCAAGCTCGGCGCAGTTGAATATCTCACCAAACCGGTCATCGACGACGAACTGCGTGTCGCGGTCGGTAAGGCTATCCAGCAGCATGCGCTTTTGGCGGAAAACCAGACACTGCGCAGCCAGCTCACGGAGCGATTCGGACTCGGCGCGCTTGTCGGTGCTGACTACCGGATGCAGAAAATCTACGACCTGATCGAATCGGTGGCCGAGAGCAAGACGACGGTCCTGATCGACGGCGAGAGCGGTACGGGTAAGACGATGGTTGCCCGCGCGGTTCATACCGCCAGCCCGCGTCGTGCCGGGCCGTTCGTCACTTTCGCGTGCGGGGCGATCCCTGAGACGCTCCTGGAGAGCGAGCTTTTCGGTCATGTGAAAGGGGCGTTCACCGGAGCCGACGCGGATAAAACCGGCAAGTGCCAAGCGGCACACGGCGGGACGCTGTTTATTGACGAAATCAATTCTGCGACACCCGCCTTGCAGCTCAAACTGCTCCGCGTGTTACAGGAAAAAGCGTTTGAGCCGATCGGTTCAACCAAGACGATCAATGTCGATGTGCGCTTTGTGCTGGCAACCAATCAACCGCTGCCGGAACTGGTGCAGAAGGGGCAGTTCCGTGAAGATCTGTTCTACCGGATTAATGTTGTCTCGTTAAAGCTGCCCCCGCTGCGCGAACGAGCTGGTGATATCCCGCTACTGGTCGAGGCTTTTCTGACCAAGTACGGCAAGGAGCTGGGTAAGGACCGAACATTTGGTGATGAAGCCATGGCTGCGCTGAGGATGTATGCCTGGCCGGGTAATGTCCGGGAATTAGAAAATGCTGTTGAGCGGGCAGTGGTACTCAGCAAGCGACCTCGCATCGAGATCGATGACCTGCCGGATACGATTCGTGCGGTAGTTGAAGGAGGCGGCATACCGACGCCAAACCGTCCCCGCGACTCTGCAGGCGGGATGTTCATTCCCGCGCTGGTCAACGGCTGGACACCCATGCCGCTTGAGCGCGCACTGGAGGAGCCGGAGAAACAGATCATTCTCGCTGCGCTCGAAGCCAATGCGTGGAACCGTCAGGAAACCGCACGGCAGCTCGACATCAACCGAACGACGCTTTACAAAAAGATCAAGCAGTACAGCCTCGACGAGCCGCGCTGA
- the ileS gene encoding isoleucine--tRNA ligase produces MTQPAEKRSYKSTLNLPQTAFPMKANLVQNEPASMKRWEQMKLYEKIRAARGTAASRGKYVFHDGPPYANGSIHLGHLLNKVLKDIVVRSKTMEGFDCPYVPGWDCHGLPIEHKVIAELGDKARQMEPFQIRRKCQAYAEKYVKLQAGQMQRLLTLADYEHPYLTMTPRYEERVLGVFADLVERGLVYRALKPVHWSIANQTALADAELEYQDREDTSIYVMFEVVDATMLPPSLNCPAGRPVSLMIWTTTPWTLPANLAVAVAPRAEYGLYRFTVQNETRLAVLADTLADKVLGSGGATGIENLGRCLGNQLVQAGVSYRHPFIDRTSPVVPADYVTLDDGTGLVHTAPGHGVEDYQTGLRAGLPIYCPVKEDGTFDDTVPQWLRAEGADIDVWKANDLVVNKLRESKHLFFAHRFTHSYPHDWRSKTPVIFRATEQWFVGVDKPFTINGTAEDTLRNRAMAAADRVRFFPDWGRNRMRGMLESRPDWCISRQRSWGLPIPAFFREGSKDCLLTHSSVRAVAKAISQHGSDAWFKLSAEELLAAYDPAQDADAPAWIREASFDRKRLVKGSDIFDVWFDSGTSWAAVIEERSLGHDWATGPLTDLYLEGSDQHRGWFQASLLPAVAARGESPYRAVLTHGFMVDKDGKKMSKSLGNALEVETLLKDHGADVCRWWVSSINTDNDIKVDPEFFKLAGEEYRKVRNTIKYLLSNLYDFDPRSNSHVWSPADATSLDAWALGELSVLVKTVRAGYERFDFRAVHEAVFNFCNETLSAIYLAATKDRMYCDPANGPRRRRSQTAMHEIAGALIRLVAPILPHTADEAWRMQPGHADGTVHLELFPEAAVRTVHPNWPAVIAARSTWLKAIEEARSQGGIDNPLDIGLVVPADAAMKDFEPIDLADLCGISRFTRESNVDGVKAIDLRQEPRCERSWKRDGTVKQRSDEGMLSDRDAKAIGVS; encoded by the coding sequence ATGACCCAGCCTGCTGAGAAACGCTCCTATAAATCCACGCTGAATCTACCGCAGACCGCCTTTCCCATGAAGGCCAACCTTGTGCAGAACGAACCCGCATCAATGAAGCGGTGGGAGCAGATGAAGCTCTATGAAAAAATCCGGGCTGCCCGCGGAACGGCTGCATCGAGAGGAAAGTATGTTTTTCACGATGGCCCGCCGTATGCGAACGGCTCGATTCACCTGGGGCACCTGCTCAATAAGGTTCTCAAGGACATCGTCGTTCGTTCGAAAACGATGGAGGGCTTCGATTGTCCGTACGTGCCGGGATGGGACTGCCACGGCCTGCCGATCGAGCACAAGGTCATCGCTGAACTGGGTGACAAAGCGCGTCAGATGGAGCCGTTTCAGATTCGGCGTAAATGTCAGGCCTATGCGGAAAAGTACGTGAAACTTCAAGCCGGCCAGATGCAGCGATTGCTCACGCTGGCGGACTATGAGCATCCGTATCTGACCATGACTCCGCGGTACGAGGAGCGAGTGCTGGGAGTCTTTGCTGATCTGGTGGAGCGAGGGCTTGTCTATCGCGCGCTTAAGCCGGTGCATTGGTCGATCGCCAATCAGACCGCGCTGGCTGATGCGGAATTGGAGTATCAGGACCGCGAGGATACGAGCATCTACGTCATGTTTGAGGTCGTCGATGCGACGATGCTTCCGCCGTCGCTGAATTGTCCCGCCGGCCGGCCGGTGAGTCTCATGATCTGGACGACGACGCCGTGGACGCTTCCTGCCAATCTCGCGGTAGCGGTCGCTCCGCGTGCGGAGTACGGCCTGTATCGTTTCACGGTTCAAAATGAAACGCGCCTTGCCGTCCTTGCGGACACGCTGGCCGACAAGGTGCTTGGCTCCGGCGGGGCGACAGGGATCGAAAATCTGGGCCGCTGCCTGGGTAATCAACTCGTGCAGGCCGGGGTGTCCTACCGCCATCCGTTTATCGATCGCACCTCGCCGGTCGTCCCCGCCGATTACGTCACGCTCGATGACGGCACGGGTCTCGTTCATACCGCGCCGGGGCATGGTGTCGAGGACTATCAGACCGGACTGCGAGCCGGCCTGCCGATCTACTGCCCGGTGAAGGAAGACGGCACGTTTGACGACACGGTTCCCCAGTGGCTGCGCGCCGAGGGAGCAGATATCGATGTCTGGAAGGCGAACGATCTGGTCGTCAACAAACTCCGCGAGTCGAAGCACCTGTTCTTCGCCCATCGCTTCACCCACAGCTACCCGCACGATTGGCGGAGCAAGACTCCGGTGATCTTCCGCGCTACGGAACAGTGGTTCGTCGGCGTGGACAAACCGTTCACCATCAATGGCACCGCCGAGGACACCTTGCGCAACCGAGCAATGGCCGCCGCTGATCGAGTTCGCTTCTTTCCCGACTGGGGCCGTAACCGGATGCGCGGCATGCTTGAGTCCCGCCCCGACTGGTGCATCAGTCGGCAGCGATCGTGGGGATTACCCATACCTGCCTTCTTTCGTGAGGGATCAAAAGATTGCCTGCTCACGCACTCGTCAGTCCGCGCGGTGGCGAAGGCGATCTCACAGCACGGATCCGATGCGTGGTTCAAGCTGTCAGCTGAGGAATTACTGGCTGCCTATGACCCGGCTCAGGATGCGGACGCACCCGCATGGATCCGCGAAGCATCATTCGACCGCAAGCGGCTGGTCAAGGGCAGCGACATCTTCGACGTGTGGTTTGACTCGGGGACATCGTGGGCTGCGGTGATCGAGGAGCGCAGCCTGGGTCATGATTGGGCGACCGGCCCGCTCACGGACCTGTACCTCGAAGGCAGCGATCAGCATCGCGGCTGGTTTCAGGCGTCACTCCTGCCGGCTGTCGCTGCTCGGGGCGAGTCGCCTTACCGTGCGGTACTCACGCATGGATTCATGGTGGACAAAGACGGCAAGAAAATGAGCAAGTCATTGGGCAATGCGCTCGAGGTCGAGACGCTGCTCAAGGATCACGGAGCAGATGTCTGCCGCTGGTGGGTCTCCTCGATCAACACGGATAATGACATCAAGGTTGACCCGGAGTTCTTCAAGCTCGCGGGTGAGGAGTATCGGAAGGTCCGCAACACAATCAAGTACCTGCTGAGCAACTTGTACGACTTCGACCCGCGCAGCAACTCTCACGTCTGGTCGCCTGCAGATGCGACATCTCTCGACGCCTGGGCACTGGGTGAGCTGAGCGTGCTGGTGAAGACGGTGCGTGCGGGATATGAGCGGTTTGATTTCCGCGCGGTTCACGAGGCAGTGTTTAACTTCTGCAATGAGACGCTCTCAGCTATTTATCTGGCTGCGACCAAGGATCGCATGTATTGCGATCCGGCTAACGGCCCGCGTCGCCGCCGCTCACAGACCGCGATGCACGAGATCGCCGGCGCGCTGATCCGGCTCGTTGCACCGATTCTTCCGCACACAGCCGATGAAGCCTGGCGGATGCAGCCCGGCCACGCGGACGGCACCGTGCATCTGGAACTATTCCCCGAAGCGGCGGTACGGACAGTTCATCCCAACTGGCCGGCGGTAATTGCGGCACGTTCGACGTGGTTGAAAGCAATCGAAGAAGCGCGGTCACAGGGGGGCATTGATAATCCGCTCGACATCGGCCTTGTTGTCCCGGCGGACGCCGCCATGAAGGACTTCGAACCAATCGACCTGGCGGACCTCTGCGGCATCAGTCGCTTTACGAGGGAAAGCAACGTCGATGGAGTGAAGGCGATTGACTTGCGCCAGGAACCTCGTTGCGAACGCTCCTGGAAACGTGACGGCACGGTGAAACAACGGTCGGATGAGGGAATGTTGTCAGATCGTGACGCCAAAGCCATCGGAGTTTCGTGA
- a CDS encoding DUF1232 domain-containing protein, which yields MGFFSKTRRLRRGGSLLMLWPRIRLYARSMFDSRTPWWSRLVALMAVIYILSPIDFVPDIIPFAGWIDDMVIAPLLLALALWAIPVEVIQRVEDEEEAAGKPLRRKVESVSRPVR from the coding sequence GTGGGATTCTTTTCCAAAACTCGACGCCTGCGCCGCGGCGGATCGCTGCTGATGCTCTGGCCGCGGATCCGGCTGTACGCAAGGTCAATGTTCGATTCACGCACACCGTGGTGGAGTCGGCTCGTTGCCCTGATGGCGGTTATTTACATTCTCTCGCCGATTGACTTTGTGCCCGACATCATCCCCTTCGCCGGCTGGATCGATGACATGGTTATCGCGCCTCTGCTGTTGGCGCTGGCTTTGTGGGCGATACCGGTTGAGGTCATACAGCGGGTTGAGGACGAGGAAGAAGCAGCCGGGAAGCCGCTGCGCCGAAAAGTCGAGTCTGTTTCCCGCCCCGTGCGATAA
- a CDS encoding HYExAFE family protein: protein MAQRRFHYELAFEHYLRANAIPYVAVDEARRALQGRDLRITLKSFDFVVYSKAASNLLVDVKGRKHSGRSGKSLQNWVTQDDVECMSEWAKIFGAGFEPAFVFMFWCEAEPPDALFQEMFEFSGKWYAVLAVKLVDYVRDLRPRSARWGTVNIPSASFNQYTKPLKQML, encoded by the coding sequence ATGGCTCAGCGTCGCTTCCATTACGAGCTGGCTTTTGAGCACTACCTGCGCGCTAATGCGATCCCCTATGTGGCGGTTGATGAGGCCAGGCGTGCGCTTCAAGGCAGGGATTTACGTATCACGCTCAAGAGTTTTGATTTCGTCGTTTACAGCAAAGCCGCGTCTAACTTGCTCGTGGATGTGAAAGGCCGGAAGCACTCCGGCCGATCCGGGAAATCACTTCAGAACTGGGTGACTCAGGATGACGTGGAGTGCATGTCGGAGTGGGCGAAAATTTTCGGAGCGGGATTTGAGCCAGCCTTTGTGTTCATGTTCTGGTGCGAAGCCGAGCCGCCGGACGCGCTGTTTCAGGAGATGTTTGAGTTTTCCGGCAAGTGGTACGCCGTGCTGGCGGTGAAACTCGTCGATTATGTCCGGGATCTGCGCCCGCGAAGCGCACGCTGGGGGACGGTGAATATTCCATCCGCGAGCTTTAACCAATACACTAAACCGTTGAAGCAAATGCTGTAA